AGATGACATATGATAACATTTTGCTTTCAATCTAGTAACTATATAAACTCTACCATTTAGTAACCAATTTCATGTTTTATTATTCCTTATCTCACCTATAGATGTAAAATATAGCCAATAAATGCATAGCAGGCTGTTCCAAATTGCTAAGAATGAAAGTTTCTAATATTTGTATTTGCAATCAATAAAGACTACTTGATTGTTAGAGGATTCTTCAAAACAAACTGATTAGGTGACAAAATCAACCCCGAAATCATTTTCCGAAAATACAATAACTAACACAGACAGGCCTAATTCTGTAAACAGCAAACTCATTTTAATGCCTTAATCTTGATGAACAATAAGGATATAAAGATAAAAGGCAATAAGGCCAGGCCATATGCAATCTCAGTCGGCACTTTGGAATTTAATGATAACCCCAGACCTAGGTACATGGCTAGCATTACGCAGATTATACCTATCAGAGTATATCTCTTGGTTGCTAAATGATATTTCTCCACATCAAATTTATGATAATGTAGCATATGATGGACAACAGGCATTATGAACATGGCAGTCGCTGTTGTTACTGCGTAAAGTGCCGTTAAGAGAACTAAGTTGTCAAATAATTGGAAGTAAGACGGAGAATTCAATGTAATATCTAAGAAAAAACCAAAGAAAATCGAAGAAGAAGCTCCCAATACAATGGCCCAGTCTAAAAGTGATCCAACTTTAGAATAGTGTTCTGTAGAGCTACTCCTTAGGGGATCATCGTCTGGTTCAAATGACATTGGTGAAATAACTTAATCTATCTTCACTATTTAAACCGGGAGGCGAACTGATTCGCAAGTGAAGTATAATAAATGAATGAGATCATAATACTATAGAAAGCTATTTTGAATATTTCAACATTGGGACATTTGGATTTGATTTAGGTAGCAGTAGCAATTGCACTAGTGATAGAAATGAAGTATATGAGCAATGTTCATTTTTTTACAAAAGTGACCATCCTAATTTCATTTAACTATTTCCTACACTTTCAAAATCATCTTTGTATTCAAGACAAATAGAAAATCGAGTAAAATAATTTGATTTGCTAAACCCTTTTATTTTAGTTGCGGCATTGATCACATATTTTCCATTATTATTAAGTCCATTTGATTGAAATTAAGATGGTATTAGAGTATATTTTGGAAGTCCAAAGGGATAATGTTTTTTCATGAAGGAAAATTAAAATACCTATCTGATTCTTAATACAGAGCACTTGATGCATGTCATATTTTAGACCAATCTAAAATCATTTTTTGAATATTTTTTAGATATTTGGTCATGAATAACCTCATAAACCATTCAATCTTAAGTATTCTCTGCTCATTGTTAATAAGACAATCTGGATGGGTTAGAATATATTATACGTATATTTTATTTGATTTGCTTACACACATCAGAGCTGGGCTTGCCGGGGTAGCTCAGCCTGGTCAGAGCGTTCGACTCATAATCGAAAGGTCGCGGGCTCAAATCCCGCCTCCGGCACTTTTTTTTGATTTAAGTAACTAGTTATGTAAAATTTATTAAAGATCATACAATCTTTATCAATAATGCAACTCTTTAGCAATATTTAAATTAAGCATAACGTGAATATCAGTTGATTTGCAAAAATCAAAAAAACTCAGAAAGAATTCTCGAAATAGATTAATACTATCTATGGTTTATAGACGATGACCATCTGTATCAATAATTAATCTATTTGATTTTTTTGTTGATGATCCAAAATTTTCGCTGATAAACAAACGTAAAACACATCAGGAATAAGCATTTTTGCGAATCAGGTGCTGGTTGAAACCCCTCCAATCAGTATATCTATTACAACTATCCCATTGTTCATAATTTATGACTTTTTTTAGATCGAGTCTATTTAACCAGTTTTGAGATTGTAAATCAGGTTCGACTTCAAACTTTTTTACATATCCAAGACAAAGATATGCTATAGGTTTAACGGCAGATGGAAGTTTAAGAATCCTTTTCAAGTCTTTATTGTTGATTATGCTGACCCAGCCAACACCCATATTTTCAGCCCGGGCGGCAAGCCACAAATTTTGAATAGCGCAGCATACACTATAAATCCCCGCCTCCTTGATTGTCATTCTCCCTATTACGTAGGGTCCAAAACGCTTGTGATCATAAGTTACGCATATATTTAGATCAGATTCTATTATTCCTTCTAATTTCAGATCTAAATATTTCCTTTTCCTTTCTTTATCTTTTTCTAGCAATTCAATTGATTTCAGTCTCTCTTTCGAGAATGATTCTTTGATACTCAGACGACTCTTTCTGTCCCTTATTAAGATAAAATTCCATGGTTGTGAATAGCCTACTGATGGTGCGTGATGAGCGGCTTTCAGTATCCTCAATAAAACCTTATTACTAATCTTCTTCTTAATGAAGTTCCTCCTTACATCCCGACGTGAGAAAATTATTTTATAAAAGATCTCCTTTTCAATTTCGGTAAAATGCCCCATCTTATTATCTGTCAATTATCTAATAACAGAAGTGATTAACTTTCAATATAGATTTATACTTCAGTATGATTAGATTATATCAAATCTAATCAATATCAACGAAATTCTTCTAGAGGGATGTACAGTCTTTTAGATTGACTTTAGGGATTTGGGAAGGGGTCAACACGACAAGTTACCACTGAAAGATTAATAGATTGGTAAGTTTATAAATAAAGTTGGGTCCAATTTTTTTGGCTATTGAACTTAAAGATTTTTACTTAGTTAATGAATCTGATCAATGTTAGACTAGTGGTTTTATCTCAAATTTTCAGAACATACTACCTATAAGATAATATCAAGGAGATTCTAAATCGAAGTACAGCATTCCTTAGCAAACTATATAATCCGACTTGATATGATGATCGAGTAACTTGGCCGATGGTTTCTTTGTAACTGGGACTGATACAGGCATTGGAAAAACTTTGATAACCGCCTCGCTAGCTTGGAAATTCTCTAAGGAAATTAGCAAAATTTGTGCAATGAAACCATTTGCTACAGGAATTTCAGAGTATTCAAACAAGTTTAGGTCCAAAGATCTAGCAATTTTGGCTAGGGCCATTGAATTAGAGGAAAAACAAGAGAATTTGAACCCATATTTTTATCCTCTACCTTGTTCACCGTAC
This Candidatus Nitrosocosmicus oleophilus DNA region includes the following protein-coding sequences:
- the bluB gene encoding 5,6-dimethylbenzimidazole synthase; its protein translation is MGHFTEIEKEIFYKIIFSRRDVRRNFIKKKISNKVLLRILKAAHHAPSVGYSQPWNFILIRDRKSRLSIKESFSKERLKSIELLEKDKERKRKYLDLKLEGIIESDLNICVTYDHKRFGPYVIGRMTIKEAGIYSVCCAIQNLWLAARAENMGVGWVSIINNKDLKRILKLPSAVKPIAYLCLGYVKKFEVEPDLQSQNWLNRLDLKKVINYEQWDSCNRYTDWRGFNQHLIRKNAYS